The Planococcus halocryophilus nucleotide sequence CCTTCGATTTCTTCTTTTTTCTCAAAATTTTTGAATTGCTTCGCTGCTGTGTGATGATCAACGATGGTGACGCCCATTTCTTGGTAAGACTCTAAAACTGCAATGTTCAATTCAACTAATGCTTTGTCTTTCCATAAAGAACGATTTGACTGTGTATTCAACCCCATAAGTTCTGCTACTACCGGCAAAGCATTATAGCGGTCTTCATCTGCAAGATTTCTTGCACCAATTTCAGTGCCCATATACCAACCATTAAAAGGTGCCATTTTGTATTCAATGCCACCAATTTCTAGTAACATATCAGAAATTAAAGGAACTCCGTACCATTTCAATCCTAGTTGTAAAAACCCAGGGATTTCCGGATGATCTATTTCAACTTCCTTAATCAATCGTTGCGGAATTTCCTTTAAAAACAGTTCACCATTCGGCATTTCAAGAACTAGTGGCAGAATATCAAAAGCGGATCCCGCTCCTTGCCATCCAAGTTTTTGACAACGTTTTGTTAATTCAACTGAACTTGAATCGCCAATAATGCCTTCCGCTGTTTCATACCCTGCATAACGGATTAGCTGGTGATTCCATAAGCGCATTGATTTTTTGTTTTCCTGCTCTTGACGAAAAACCGTAATTGTAGGGCGAATTTTGCCACCATTTGTAGCAAAGTCGATATGCCGAACCAAAGCATCAAAAACATCGTCTGCACTCGTTTGATGCCTTTCATCAAAGACCGTTAGTGAGTTCCAAAACAACCGACCGATGCAGCGATTATTATTGCGCCAAGCCATGCGTGCGCCATGTTCCAACTCTTCGAAACGATGTGTGTAAGTTCCAGTATTTTTGATGTCTATTTTTATTTCGAGCAATCTGCTCGATTTTTCGGCCTCACTCTTCCCAAGCTCTCCATAACAAGCTTCTATAAAGTTAGTCGCTTCTTCTAATAAAAGCATCGTCGAATTGCTAATGGTCATTGTCTTCACTCCTTATCCATATCATACACTTGAACCCCCCTCTTTTCTGTGACAGTTCTCTGAACCCCTATATTTCCATGCGCTTTTCCAGTACACTAAATGAAAAGTAAAGATATTGTCAGGAGGAGCTCACACCGATGGTAAAAGCGATTTTTTTCGATTTGGATGATACGTTGTTATGGGATAAAAAAAGTGTAGAAAAAGCATTTCAAGAAACATGTCTTTTGGCCGAAGAATTAACAGGGCAAGCTTGTTCTGGTTTAGAAGAAGCCGTGAGAGCTGCAGCAACTGAACTGTATTCAGGGTACGATACATATGACTTTACGAAAATGATAGGCATTAATCCTTTTGAAGGACTATGGGGAACTTTTGATGATGAAGGAGAAGGTTTTCAAAAGATGAAAACCATCGTTCCGAGTTATCGCCAGGAAGCTTGGACGCTTGGTTTACAGAGAATTGGGGTTGAAGATAGTGCTGAAATCGGCAGTCAACTCGCTGAATATTTTCCTGAAGCACGTAAAAGAAATCCTGTCCTATATGAAGAAAGCCTAAATGTACTGGCTGAATTGAAAGAACATTATCAGTTGCTTTTACTAACAAACGGTTCACCTAGTTTGCAACAGCTCAAACTTGAAATCACACCTGAAATCGCGCCTTTTTTCGATCACATCATCGTATCTGGTGCATTTGGAAAAGGAAAACCGGACCCTGACATTTTCTATCATGCTTTATCTAAATTCGACTTTACCGCCGACGAAGTATTGATGGTCGGAGATAATTTAATGACAGATATTATCGGTGCCGGAAAAGTAGGCATCCGCTCTGTTTGGATCAACCGTGAACAAAAAGCTCCTCATGAAACCATCATACCGACATATGAAATACAGCATTTAGAAGAATTACTTCAATTATTAGAACAACTTTAATCAAAAAGAGGCTATTCCATGAGTTTCTTAATAATTGTTAGAGAAAAATTTTGCTTTCTATACAGTTGGAGAATAGGCTGATTGAAATGGAGGCGGCGACTCCAGCGGAAACAGTGCGAGTCGGAGCTACTGGACTGAGCAGAGCGAGGGAAGCAGCAGAGACCGTACCCGCGGAAAGCGTCCGCCGCAATGGAAATTAGCCGGCCTTTTCAGGAATGACAAAAGGGCTGTCACCATAAGTCATGTTTTATGACTTTTTGGGACAGCCCTTTCTAATTTTTATAAGTTAATAGCTGTAACTCCTTGAATTTCATCTAATTTCGCCAATTGCTCGAGACTGCCTGCTTCTGCAGGTTTATCGATTGATAACATCATGATGGCACTTCCTCCAACAATCGACCGTCCCACTTGCATTGTAGCAATATTGACATTTTCTTGACCCAGTAAAGTTCCCACTCGTCCGATAACACCCGGACGGTCATTATGACTAACGTACAATAGATGTCCTTCTGGGACAACATCTACTAAATAATCATCTACTTTGACAATACGTGCGCCTTGTCCGTTCAATAATGTCCCAGCCACTTTTCGAATGCCATTAGCCGTTTTTACTTCTACTGTGATGAGCGTCATAAACCCTTTCGATTCAGTAGTCTTTTGTTCGGTAACTACGATGCCTTTTTGGTTGGCCAGATACAAAGCATTTACATTATTGACTTGCTTACCAAGATGACGTTTCAGCATCCCTTTTAACATATTACGCGTTAACGGCCTTACATCCATATTCGCTAATTCTCCTGCATAGCGAACAGTAACTTCCTCTGCCGTTGTTCCTGTCAAATCTGTTAGAAAAGCACCTAGACGTTCTGACAAATCAAAATAAGGTTCGATTTTTTTCATAATCTCTTTAGGTACTGATGGTAGATTGACTGAGTTGCGTACGGTGCCAGTCGTGAAATAGCTCACGACGTCCACGCTAACATCCACAGCTACGCTTTCTTGCGCTTCAAAGGTGCTTGCGCCTAAGTGAGGTGTCGCGATGATTTCTGGTAAATCCAATAAACGAAAATCAACCATTGGCTCTTGTTCAAAAACATCAAGTGCTGCTCCGGCAACTTTCCCAGATTTCACAGCATCGTACAACGCATTTTCATCAATAATACCGCCTCGTGCACAATTGACAATTTGAACCCCGTCTTTCATAATTTCAAATGCTTCTTTATTGATCAAATGCTTTGTTTCTTTTAATAGCGGTGTATGGACCGTTATGAAATCCGCTGCTCTTAAAACATCTTCTACCGAGCCAAAATCGACACCCAGTTTTTCTGCTTTTTCAGCCGTTAAGAAAGGATCATACGCAATAACATTCATTCGCTGACCTTTTGCGCGTGCCGCTACTTCTTGCCCGATTCGTCCAAATCCAACAACACCAAGCGTCTTGTTTTTTAATTCGACGCCGACATATGATTTCCGGTCCCATTGCTGATTGCGCAATGCATGGAAAGCTTGAGGAATTTTACGTGCCATCGACATAATCATCGCCATCGTATGTTCTGCAGCTGAATTGGTGTTACCATCCGGCGCATTTACAACAATAATTCCGTGCTCTGTGGCGGCTTCTAAATCGATGTTATCGACTCCAACACCGGCACGTCCAATAATCTTTAAGTTCGATGCTTTTTCGATCAACTCACGTGTTACTTGCGTTTGGCTACGTACGAGTAAGGCGTCAAAACCATGAATACGATCTTCTAATTGTTCTGGAGTTAAATTGGTTTCCATGACGATGTTTACACCATTTGCCTGGCGTAAAGGATAAATTCCTTCTTCGCTTAATGGGTCACTAATTAGTATATGAAATGTCATTTCGTTTTAGCTCCTTCTGTTAAAAATACTCGCTGTGCAGCGGCAGTTCCTTTACCAAGTTCGATTTCTTTCCCGACTTTCATCAAACCAATTTCCATCGCTGCGATAGTTTGTAACATATCTGCCGGAGAGCAATAGCCCATATGACCGATACGGAAAATCTTTTTCGCTAAATGCTGCTGACCGCCTGCCACTTCTAAAGCAAATTCTTTCTTCATGACTTTACGGAATTCTTCAGCATCAAAATCATCTGGTTTTACAGCAGTAACAGTTGGTGAAGCATCTTTATCAGAAGTTAGCAATGGAATACCTAATGCGTTAAACGCTGCACGTGTCATATCTTTCATCAGGCGATGTCTCGCGTACACGTTCTCCAAGCCTTCCTCTTCCAACAATACAAGCACTTGCTGTAAGCCAAATAAAATCGACAAGGCCGGAGTAAAGGGAGTGGTATCTTTTAAAATATTGTCGCGGTGTTTTTTTAGATCCAAATAAAATCGTGGTTGCGAATTAGCTTCGATTTTCTTCCATGCGCGTTCGCTTGCTGCGATAAACGAAAGTCCTGCAGGTAGCATAAAGGCTTTTTGTGAACCTGTCACGACTACATCAATTCCCCATTTGTCCATCTCGGTTTCCGTACCTGCTACACACGATACGCCGTCAACAATCACAAGAGCTTCTGATACTTCTTTTACAGCAGCAGCCAATTCTTTAATTGGATTTAGAACCCCTGTTGAAGTTTCACAAAATGTAGAAAATACCACTTTGATTTCTGGATGTTCCGAAAGGAAGTTCTTTACCGCTTCCGGATCTACGGCTTGTCCCCACTCTACTTCGAAAACATGAGTTTGAATCTCATATGCTTTACAAATTTTCGCAAATCGATCACCGAATGCGCCTGTTACAAGAACCAGAACTTCTTCACCAGCATCAACTGTATTGACTACAGCTGTTTCTAGTCCCGCAGTTCCACTGCCAGTCAAAATGATGACTTCTTGTTCTGTTCCAAAAACACGTTTTAGTCTTGGTCGGATGTCACTAATCATGTCAGATGTACTTTGTCCGCGGTGTCCAATCATCGGTTGTGTCATCGCGCGTTGCACACTTGGTGGGATTGGCGTTGGTCCTGGGATTCGTAAAATTTGTTGGTCTGTCAGCATAATGATTCTATTCCCCTCTCGATTTCCCCGCTTCCACGGGTCAGTAAGTTACGTATTAAAGTGAAAAAAGACCCTTCTCCCCCTACATAAAGATGTAAGGGGCGAAGAGTCTTCTGTTCGCGGTACCACCCTAATTCACTGTCAAAAAACTGACAGTCTCATTGGTTCACATGCGTAACGGGCACGAATCGGATGGACCTACTGATTTGTTCAATCCATCTATTCAGGAGTGCTACTAAATGCTGAAACCACTGATTCTCACCAACCATCAGTTCTCTTGAGATTTCCTTGCACAAAGTGTATCTCCATCAACATAGTTAATCTGTATATTTGAATTGACTCCATCATATACAGCGATAAAACCATTGTCAATATATAAAAAATATTAAGATTATTTTGCAAGCGTTTCCACTTTCCATAAACCTAGTAGCCACAAGACTTCAAGAAACCCAAAAAAATTTTCATAATTCAATCAAGCCCGTCTATTTCTACAATACTTTTTGTTTCCCAAAAATTAGCACAGAAAAACCGCCCACCAAAAGCTTAATGGGCGGTTCGTATTAGCTTAAGCCGAAATCATTTACTAATGCTGCAAGGCCACCTTGGTAGCCACTGCCAATTGCGTTAAATTTCCATTCGTTGCCGTGGCGGTATAACTCGCCAACTACTAAAGCTGTCTCGATTGAGAAATCTTCTCCAAGATCATAACGGATGAGTTCTTCATTTGAGTTTTCGTTCATAATGCGGATGAACGCGTTCGAAACTTGTCCAAAGTTTTGGCCTCTGCTGTCTGCTTCATGAATCGTAACTGTAAATACCACTTTATGAATATCAGAAGGAACGTTTGGCAAATCAACGATCACTTGCTCATCATCGCCGTCACCTTCACCAGTCAAGTTATCTCCTGTGTGAACAACAGATCCGTTTCCGCCTTCAAGATTGTTGTAGAATACAAAGTCTTCTGGTCCGCGTGATTTGCCGTTTTCACCTACTAAGAAAATCGATGCGTCTAAATCGAAATCGCCGCCACCGCTGTATTTGTTCGTATCCCAACCTAAACCAACGACCACTTTTGTAAGACCTGGGTTTGTTTTTGTTAAATCGATTTTCTGTCCTTTTGAAAGGTTAATTGCTGACATCGTAAATTCCTCCTCTAGTTAATTAGCTTTACGTTGAGCATCTTCATATTTCTTCTGCAATTCTTCGATGCGGAGACGTCCTTCTTCACGCATTTTACGATTTTCTTGCTCGATTTCGCGTGTGTCGTTCATCCCTTGCATAATAGTCTCCCATGTCTGTTCGATGGTTTCAATCTTGATGCTCGGTTGACCAGACATTCTAGCAATATCTACACTTTGACGTGAAATATCATTAGCGTTATTCAACAGCATTTCGTTCGTGCGACGATCCAATTCACTCATTGATTCGGCTACTAAGTTTTGGCGCTTAGCTGCAATGGCATTGATCAAACCTGTTTTAAAAATTGGAATGGTCGTAACGAAAGCTGAATTGATTTTTCCGATAAGCTTTGTGTTCCCGCGTTGAAGCATACGGATTTGAGGCGCCGACTGGTAAGAAACTTGTTTTGCCATCTCTAAGTCGTAAACACGTTGTTCTAAAAGCTCAATGGCATTTTGCAAAGAGTTTAGTTCCATTAACGCCATTTGATCTCCAGATTCTGCTTTTGCACGAACAGCTGGCTCTTGAGCTCTTAACTCTTCTACTTTAATATCGCCTGCTGCAATGTATTTTTCTAACTCCATGAAGTAATTGAAGTTTTGATTGTATAGTTCTTCTAAAGTTGTTGTCGATTTCTTCATTTCGCCTTCATACTTTGTAATTTCAATGTATACTTTATCGATTTCAGTTCCCATCGTTTGGTACTTATTAAATAATTGTTCGATTACTTTATTGCCCTTATTGAAAATCTTATTGAGAAAACCTTTTTTTTCAACGAAATCTTTTTTATCGAATTTGTCCATAATTTTACCTAATTGCTTAAGTAATTCACTAGACTCTTCCATACTATTTGCTTGAACTGAGTTTAAGACTTTTCCAGTAAAAGCGGAAATTTCATTGGCTGGCTCACGGCCAAATTCCAATAAAGCGATTTGGTTTTTCGGATCAATTTTTCCAGCTAATTGAAGAACTTCAGGGTCTTTTTTCAACTGAACTTTTAATTGGTTTTCATCTTTCATCACCAATTCTTGTTGTTCGATTTGATCTGGCATATTGGTCATCCGTTTTCACTCCTTTTTGGCTATAGCCATTTTTTGAAAATTTTCTTCACTACGGACGGCTCGCGGTAAGGCTCGTTAAAACTCCGTTCATCGAGCCAATGCGTATCAAATGACTCTGCATCAATCCATCTTTCTATATCTTGATGCCCTTGAGGATTGATGACAATCACATCGAGACCAAACACATGAATTAATGCGATTGCATTAGCATCTGCACGGCTCAATTCACCATCTTTTTCTTCGTTATAAAACAGCATTGTCGGTACAAATTGGGGATAATCAAACAACTGAATCAATTGAATGACCGAATCTGGTAATGCCATCGATTGCGAAAAAGCATACAGTTGCAACTCTTCAAACGACTCGCTACTTTGAGATTGCAAGATTGGTTTTTCTACATGTCTTGAAATTGCTGCAGCAATTGCAGTCTGCACGCCGTCCGGTAATTTATTGTATTTCCACCAATGTGCGGATTTCATCTTTTCAGGATCAAGTTGTCCATTTTTCCCAAGCGCTGCGCGGTAATGAAATTTCTGATTGCCCTTTCGTTCTTCGATAAACGGAAAACTTCGAATCAACTTCGTGTCTTCACGCTCGGTTAAGTTATGAACATTGTCCCAAAAACGTTTACGGTCTTTTTCAATGCCCATTACTTTGGAAAAGACGACAGGAATGTTGACTCGTCCACTCCCTACTGAAAAGGATGGCCGAACCATCGCACGTTCTTTAGCAAGCATAAATCCTTCGTCCATTGTTGTCTTCAATCGAACGGATTGTGTTAAATAAGATTTGAATTGAAATGGTTTATAGAGTCCCGAATCATCATGATGCAAAAGACGATCTACTTCTTGGGTTGCTCGGTAAGCGACTGTTCCTACGCGTTTTGGTTTTTCTTCCGGAAAAGGCAAGAGTGAACCGGCATTCACTTGGAAACTATGACTATGAATACCTTCACTTCCAACAGCTTTCTCAAACCAACGCTCTCCTGTTGGGTCATAAACAATAATGTGAAAGCCAAAAGCAGCTGCTAACTTTAAAAACCAGCTTTCACTTTCTGTAACGCTGCCATACCATAAAAATCCTGGCAAACCTTTTTCTAGATCCAACTTTTCAATCTCAGGTTCGATATGATTAAATATCCATTTAACCAAGTCTGTCGTCACACGACGGAAAGACGAATGAGTCGTATCTCCACCTGATTGCGCTTGAAACGCTTTCAAAATATCAATCAACACAATTCGCAAACGTCTATTGAGATCCACGTCTTTTAACTTAGGGAGTAGTCCTTTACCGTCAAGAAAAGCTGTCATTCGATTGGGCGATAACCCTTTTTCTTTTTTATTCATTTCAAATAAATCTTGAAGTGTTCGCAATCGATCTTGTTCAATATACTTGTTCATATTATCAGAAAGTCGAATCAACCGACCCTCTGACTCTTCCATAACGTCATAGATTGATGCGAAATATTCATCCGCATCAAGTGTCATGCCCGTAATTTGTCCAAGCAACTGTGGATACGTAATGCTAGTTTCTTCAATTTTCGTTTCACTGTGATCCACTATCGGTTTTTTCAGCCATTCCCCGATTTTCTCCGGATCCCAGGTTTTAGCGGGGATTGGATTCAATTGAACCATTGGAATCTCTCCTTGCTTTGTTGCTTACTGACGTTGCAGTGATATCTCAGCAACACGAGCTAAAATTTCCTCGCCTGCTTTAATGCCGTAATTTTCTGTCTTACGAATATGAGCTGAAATAGGAGCAGCATTTCTCGCAGCTTCACCGTGAGAGGCAAGCATGCCATAATCGGCACTTTCCAATAAATCTAGATCTAATAACGAATCTCCAGCAGCAACGACATAGTTAGCACCTATATGTGTCTTAATATACTCCATTGCCCCTGCTTTCGTAATGCTTTCTGGCATAAAATAAAGTTTTCTGCCTTGAAGTGATAATCCCCAGCCAAGCTTTTTAAAAGTGGCGGTGTAAAAATCTAACTTGTCTTCAGGAAAACGAGCACGATCGATGATTAAATAAACAAACCAATTGTCTGCTTCTCTCACTTTAACTACCCAGTCTTCTGAAAAATGCCGATTAATTTCCGGTAGTAATTCCTTTATAACGGTTTTACGATTTGTGCACGTTTGGCGAATTTGGTCGGACCATTCCTTAATCGGCTGACCATTTTCTAAAATAACCGCTCCGTTAGAAATAACCGCAAAACGTGGAGGTTGTTGCCCTTCAAAAATACCGGTTACTCGCTCGTATTGAGCTTGCGTACGTGTAGTCACCGGAAGAAAAAAGGTTGAATCGTCAATATTCCATAGAGCCAATTGACTTTTTTTTGTCATGAATGACAAAGGCTTGCCTTCGTAGCGCTCTACTTCAACTAACTCTTCTTCCGTGACGTCCATTCCCATTGAATTACGGGAATAAATCAATGTTTGATCTAAATCGCTAGCGAATAATACCGTCATATTTCTTTACCTGAACGGATCAAACCGATTGCGCGATAAAACAAGTCTGGAATCACTTCGACCGGCACGTCTTTTTCTTTTGCCAACATCAAAATATGATGTACATCCGGATTATCCAAGCTGTTAACAAGAACTTTCCACGGACTTCTGCGTAGCAAAACGCGCGTTGTTTCACCAACGCCTGGTTTAATCAAATGATAATCGGTTTCACGATACATCTGCTGACCGATTTCTTCGACTTCTTTCATTCCTTGCCACGTTCTTTTTGCTGTTACAGGAGTTGAGACAGCGTCTTTTTCGACTCTTTCTTGTGTACCCTTAAAACAATCTGTAATTTGATCGACAAAGTCATTTGATAAATCCTCTTCCAGCAATTCACCGTAAAATTTCGCACCATGGAAATCATCTTCACCGATATACAGTTTGTTTAAAATGGTTCGGCTCACGAGTCCTGATACTGTCGCATTCAGACATGCGCTCGGAATAAGAAAGTCTTCGCGCGTACCGAATAATACTGCACACGCTCCGGGATCGGCCAGTACGGCCATATCATCATGGAGATTCAAGTTTTTCGTTTTATTGAGATGATTTACCGCCTTGGTCAATTCCTTTTGAATTGCCCCTTTTCCGGTCCATCCATCGACAAATTGAATACGACTTGTCGGATGTGCAGCACGTATTGAATCGATCGCTTTTTCATCAATTCCTTTATCACGCAAAATAGAGACGCTATAATGTGGCCATTTCATATTCAATATTTTTTCAGCGTAACGGCGAATTAAGATGCCGATTGGGCTACCTGCTCTCGCTAAAGAAACAAGGACAACATCGTCTGTTCCTGCATTCATAAAAATACGCTGTGTTACGAGGCCTACTAAATAAGCCAGTTGTTCTTTCGTTTTTACTACTGTTTCGTGATAAAGCTTTGTATATTCATCAGAAGGTCGATATTCCATCGGAAGTCTCTCTGCGTAATGAGCACCTGTTTGAACTGCTTTTTCGCGCTCTTCTAATGTACTTTCAGTAAATACTTCGCTTACATCTTTCAATAGGAAAGTGATGTCTTCTTTCGGATAACTCGTTTTTACTAAACCGGTAGCTATCATTCGATTTCTTCACTCCTTTTGGTAGTTGTTAGAGATATCCATTCTACTGGTGCTTTTTCTTCTAAATAAGCAAGTAAGGGCTGCCATTCAGAGGAATCGATAACCGATTCAGCAAGTAAATAAATCCGATCAATATCCAATTCATTCAAGTTGTAGATGAATTGGCTTATCTCTTCAGCATCTGGTAAATCAAACTTCGCTTTTTCTTGAATTGGATAGCCTGTTGTCTTTGCGGCGAAAATCGGACTGCGCGTCGTCGTCTGTACGAGTGAATTGCCTCCTAATGCTAAAGCAAAACGAATTGGCAAATACATATTCTCCCCTACTCCAATGACCAATGCTTTATCGCTTTTTTTAGCAACTTGTGCTGCTGCAGTTTCTGCCCAATTTGTGATTTCATCGTGTTCTTTACTCGTAAGGCCGAAGCGCCCCGTATGCGAAATATACTGTTGTTTTGTTTTCGAAACAACCGATAATTTGTTTTCGCTTATTTGGATAGTTGGAACTCTTTGTCCTGTCCCGTTTAGCAGCGTATCTGTAGGTTCTTCAGGTGCTCTGCTATGAACTAATTCAAAATCACCGGACATTAACGA carries:
- a CDS encoding nitric oxide synthase oxygenase; this encodes MTISNSTMLLLEEATNFIEACYGELGKSEAEKSSRLLEIKIDIKNTGTYTHRFEELEHGARMAWRNNNRCIGRLFWNSLTVFDERHQTSADDVFDALVRHIDFATNGGKIRPTITVFRQEQENKKSMRLWNHQLIRYAGYETAEGIIGDSSSVELTKRCQKLGWQGAGSAFDILPLVLEMPNGELFLKEIPQRLIKEVEIDHPEIPGFLQLGLKWYGVPLISDMLLEIGGIEYKMAPFNGWYMGTEIGARNLADEDRYNALPVVAELMGLNTQSNRSLWKDKALVELNIAVLESYQEMGVTIVDHHTAAKQFKNFEKKEEIEGRDVTGNWAWLIPPMSPATTHIFHKPYKNKLVKPNYFHQPSPY
- a CDS encoding cysteine protease StiP family protein; its protein translation is MIATGLVKTSYPKEDITFLLKDVSEVFTESTLEEREKAVQTGAHYAERLPMEYRPSDEYTKLYHETVVKTKEQLAYLVGLVTQRIFMNAGTDDVVLVSLARAGSPIGILIRRYAEKILNMKWPHYSVSILRDKGIDEKAIDSIRAAHPTSRIQFVDGWTGKGAIQKELTKAVNHLNKTKNLNLHDDMAVLADPGACAVLFGTREDFLIPSACLNATVSGLVSRTILNKLYIGEDDFHGAKFYGELLEEDLSNDFVDQITDCFKGTQERVEKDAVSTPVTAKRTWQGMKEVEEIGQQMYRETDYHLIKPGVGETTRVLLRRSPWKVLVNSLDNPDVHHILMLAKEKDVPVEVIPDLFYRAIGLIRSGKEI
- the serA gene encoding phosphoglycerate dehydrogenase; its protein translation is MTFHILISDPLSEEGIYPLRQANGVNIVMETNLTPEQLEDRIHGFDALLVRSQTQVTRELIEKASNLKIIGRAGVGVDNIDLEAATEHGIIVVNAPDGNTNSAAEHTMAMIMSMARKIPQAFHALRNQQWDRKSYVGVELKNKTLGVVGFGRIGQEVAARAKGQRMNVIAYDPFLTAEKAEKLGVDFGSVEDVLRAADFITVHTPLLKETKHLINKEAFEIMKDGVQIVNCARGGIIDENALYDAVKSGKVAGAALDVFEQEPMVDFRLLDLPEIIATPHLGASTFEAQESVAVDVSVDVVSYFTTGTVRNSVNLPSVPKEIMKKIEPYFDLSERLGAFLTDLTGTTAEEVTVRYAGELANMDVRPLTRNMLKGMLKRHLGKQVNNVNALYLANQKGIVVTEQKTTESKGFMTLITVEVKTANGIRKVAGTLLNGQGARIVKVDDYLVDVVPEGHLLYVSHNDRPGVIGRVGTLLGQENVNIATMQVGRSIVGGSAIMMLSIDKPAEAGSLEQLAKLDEIQGVTAINL
- a CDS encoding TerD family protein, which produces MSAINLSKGQKIDLTKTNPGLTKVVVGLGWDTNKYSGGGDFDLDASIFLVGENGKSRGPEDFVFYNNLEGGNGSVVHTGDNLTGEGDGDDEQVIVDLPNVPSDIHKVVFTVTIHEADSRGQNFGQVSNAFIRIMNENSNEELIRYDLGEDFSIETALVVGELYRHGNEWKFNAIGSGYQGGLAALVNDFGLS
- a CDS encoding toxic anion resistance protein, with protein sequence MTNMPDQIEQQELVMKDENQLKVQLKKDPEVLQLAGKIDPKNQIALLEFGREPANEISAFTGKVLNSVQANSMEESSELLKQLGKIMDKFDKKDFVEKKGFLNKIFNKGNKVIEQLFNKYQTMGTEIDKVYIEITKYEGEMKKSTTTLEELYNQNFNYFMELEKYIAAGDIKVEELRAQEPAVRAKAESGDQMALMELNSLQNAIELLEQRVYDLEMAKQVSYQSAPQIRMLQRGNTKLIGKINSAFVTTIPIFKTGLINAIAAKRQNLVAESMSELDRRTNEMLLNNANDISRQSVDIARMSGQPSIKIETIEQTWETIMQGMNDTREIEQENRKMREEGRLRIEELQKKYEDAQRKAN
- a CDS encoding HAD family hydrolase; this encodes MVKAIFFDLDDTLLWDKKSVEKAFQETCLLAEELTGQACSGLEEAVRAAATELYSGYDTYDFTKMIGINPFEGLWGTFDDEGEGFQKMKTIVPSYRQEAWTLGLQRIGVEDSAEIGSQLAEYFPEARKRNPVLYEESLNVLAELKEHYQLLLLTNGSPSLQQLKLEITPEIAPFFDHIIVSGAFGKGKPDPDIFYHALSKFDFTADEVLMVGDNLMTDIIGAGKVGIRSVWINREQKAPHETIIPTYEIQHLEELLQLLEQL
- a CDS encoding pyridoxal-phosphate-dependent aminotransferase family protein, with the protein product MLTDQQILRIPGPTPIPPSVQRAMTQPMIGHRGQSTSDMISDIRPRLKRVFGTEQEVIILTGSGTAGLETAVVNTVDAGEEVLVLVTGAFGDRFAKICKAYEIQTHVFEVEWGQAVDPEAVKNFLSEHPEIKVVFSTFCETSTGVLNPIKELAAAVKEVSEALVIVDGVSCVAGTETEMDKWGIDVVVTGSQKAFMLPAGLSFIAASERAWKKIEANSQPRFYLDLKKHRDNILKDTTPFTPALSILFGLQQVLVLLEEEGLENVYARHRLMKDMTRAAFNALGIPLLTSDKDASPTVTAVKPDDFDAEEFRKVMKKEFALEVAGGQQHLAKKIFRIGHMGYCSPADMLQTIAAMEIGLMKVGKEIELGKGTAAAQRVFLTEGAKTK
- a CDS encoding YceG family protein codes for the protein MVQLNPIPAKTWDPEKIGEWLKKPIVDHSETKIEETSITYPQLLGQITGMTLDADEYFASIYDVMEESEGRLIRLSDNMNKYIEQDRLRTLQDLFEMNKKEKGLSPNRMTAFLDGKGLLPKLKDVDLNRRLRIVLIDILKAFQAQSGGDTTHSSFRRVTTDLVKWIFNHIEPEIEKLDLEKGLPGFLWYGSVTESESWFLKLAAAFGFHIIVYDPTGERWFEKAVGSEGIHSHSFQVNAGSLLPFPEEKPKRVGTVAYRATQEVDRLLHHDDSGLYKPFQFKSYLTQSVRLKTTMDEGFMLAKERAMVRPSFSVGSGRVNIPVVFSKVMGIEKDRKRFWDNVHNLTEREDTKLIRSFPFIEERKGNQKFHYRAALGKNGQLDPEKMKSAHWWKYNKLPDGVQTAIAAAISRHVEKPILQSQSSESFEELQLYAFSQSMALPDSVIQLIQLFDYPQFVPTMLFYNEEKDGELSRADANAIALIHVFGLDVIVINPQGHQDIERWIDAESFDTHWLDERSFNEPYREPSVVKKIFKKWL